A single Schistocerca piceifrons isolate TAMUIC-IGC-003096 chromosome 6, iqSchPice1.1, whole genome shotgun sequence DNA region contains:
- the LOC124803465 gene encoding trichohyalin-like, with amino-acid sequence MESKNRLKRKKRDRKKRDRKKRDRKKRDRKKRDRKKRDRKKRDRKKRDRKKRDRKKRDRKKRDRKKRDRKKRDRKKRDRKKRDRKKRDRKKRDRKKRDRKKRDRKKRDRKKRDRKKRDRKKRDRKKRDRKKRDRKKRDRKKRDRKKRDRKKRDRKKRDRKKRDRKKRDRKKRDRKKRDRKKRDRKKRDRKKRDRKKRDRKKRDRKKRDRKKRDRKKRDRKKRDRKKRDRKKRDRKKRDRKKRDRKKRDRKKRDRKKRDRKKRDRKKRDRKKRDRKKRDRKKRDRKKRDRKKRDRKKRDRKKRDRKKRDRKKRDRKKRDRKKRDRKKRDRKKRDRKKRDRKKRDRKKRDRKKRDRKKRDRKKRDRKKRDRKKRDRKKRDRKKRDRKKRDRKKRDRKKRDRKKRDRKKRDRKKRDRKKRDRKKRDRKKRDRKKRDRKKRDRKKRDRKKRDRKKRDRKKRDRKKRDRKKRDRKKRDRKKRDRKKRDRKKRDRKKRDRKKRDRKKRDRKKRDRKKRDRKKRDRKKRDRKKRDRKKRDRKKRDRKKRDRKKRDRKKRDRKKRDRKKRDRKKRDRKKRDRKKRDRKKRDRKKRDRKKRDRKKRDRKKRDRKKRDRKKRDRKKRDRKKRDRKKRDRKKRDRKKRDRKKRDRKKRDRKKRDRKKRDRKKRDRKKRDRKKRDRKKRDRKKRDRKKRDRKKRDRKKRDRKKRDRKKRDSYGGDEPRTSTKEQVESARGLSDATTRHRWVQGRCLSDAQQPAAVVEIRQQQRIIN; translated from the exons aaagaagcgcgacagaaagaagcgcgacagaaagaagcgcgacagaaagaagcgcgacagaaagaagcgcgacagaaagaagcgcgacagaaagaagcgcgacagaaagaagcgcgacagaaagaagcgcgacagaaagaagcgcgacagaaagaagcgcgacagaaagaagcgcgacagaaagaagcgcgacagaaagaagcgcgacagaaagaagcgcgacagaaagaagcgcgacagaaagaagcgcgacagaaagaagcgcgacagaaagaagcgcgacagaaagaagcgcgacagaaagaagcgcgacagaaagaagcgcgacagaaagaagcgcgacagaaagaagcgcgacagaaagaagcgcgacagaaagaagcgcgacagaaagaagcgcgacagaaagaagcgcgacagaaagaagcgcgacagaaagaagcgcgacagaaagaagcgcgacagaaagaagcgcgacagaaagaagcgcgacagaaagaagcgcgacagaaagaagcgcgacagaaagaagcgcgacagaaagaagcgcgacagaaagaagcgcgacagaaagaagcgcgacagaaagaagcgcgacagaaagaagcgcgacagaaagaagcgcgacagaaagaagcgcgacagaaagaagcgcgacagaaagaagcgcgacagaaagaagcgcgacagaaagaagcgcgacagaaagaagcgcgacagaaagaagcgcgacagaaagaagcgcgacagaaagaagcgcgacagaaagaagcgcgacagaaagaagcgcgacagaaagaagcgcgacagaaagaagcgcgacagaaagaagcgcgacagaaagaagcgcgacagaaagaagcgcgacagaaagaagcgcgacagaaagaagcgcgacagaaagaagcgcgacagaaagaagcgcgacagaaagaagcgcgacagaaagaagcgcgacagaaagaagcgcgacagaaagaagcgcgacagaaagaagcgcgacagaaagaagcgcgacagaaagaagcgcgacagaaagaagcgcgacagaaagaagcgcgacagaaagaagcgcgacagaaagaagcgcgacagaaagaagcgcgacagaaagaagcgcgacagaaagaagcgcgacagaaagaagcgcgacagaaagaagcgcgacagaaagaagcgcgacagaaagaagcgcgacagaaagaagcgcgacagaaagaagcgcgacagaaagaagcgcgacagaaagaagcgcgacagaaagaagcgcgacagaaagaagcgcgacagaaagaagcgcgacagaaagaagcgcgacagaaagaagcgcgacagaaagaagcgcgacagaaagaagcgcgacagaaagaagcgcgacagaaagaagcgcgacagaaagaagcgcgacagaaagaagcgcgacagaaagaagcgcgacagaaagaagcgcgacagaaagaagcgcgacagaaagaagcgcgacagaaagaagcgcgacagaaagaagcgcgacagaaagaagcgcgacagaaagaagcgcgacagaaagaagcgcgacagaaagaagcgcgacagaaagaagcgcgacagaaagaagcgcgacagaaagaagcgcgacagaaagaagcgcgacagaaagaagcgcgacagaaagaagcgcgacagaaagaagcgcgacagaaagaagcgcgacagaaagaagcgcgacagaaagaagcgcgacagaaagaagcgcgacagaaagaagcgcgacagaaagaagcgcgacagaaagaagcgcgacagaaagaagcgcgacagaaagaagcgcgacagaaagaagcgcgacagaaagaagcgcgacagaaagaagcgcgacagaaagaagcgcgacagaaagaagcgcgacagaaagaagcgcgacagaaagaagcgcgacagaaagaagcgcgacagaaagaagcgcgacagaaagaagcgcgacagaaagaagcgcgacagaaagaagcgcgacagaaagaagcgcgacagaaagaagcgcgacagaaagaagcgcgacagaaagaagcgcgacagaaagaagcgcgacagaaagaagcgcgacagaaagaagcgcgacagctATGGAGGCG ATGAGCCCCGAACGTCGACGAAAGAACAGGTGGAGAGCGCGCGCGGCTTGAGCGATGCAACAACTCGCCATCGCTGGGTCCAGGGACGCTGCCTGAGCGacgcgcagcagccggccgctgtcgtaGAGATCCGACAGCAGCAgcgaataattaattaa